The following proteins come from a genomic window of Microbacterium sp. SY138:
- the hpaD gene encoding 3,4-dihydroxyphenylacetate 2,3-dioxygenase, which produces MTHRDDMTLTSSGFYVSQEAPIRSENPIATPQSSPPDILRCAYMELVVTDLAASRQFYVDILGLYVTAEDDEAIYLRSTEEFIHHNLVLRKGPIAAVAAFSYRVRTPEDLDRAVEFYTELGCDVRRDENGFVKGIGDSVRVVDPLGFPYEFFYATEHVERMSWRYDLHIPGELVRLDHFNQVTPDVPRAVGFMQDLGFRVTEDIQDDEGTVYAAWMRRKPTVHDTAMTGGDGPRMHHVCFATHEKHNILAICDKLGALRRSDSIERGPGRHGVSNAFYLYLRDPDGHRVEVYTQDYYTGDPDNPVITWDVHDNQRRDWWGNPVVPSWYTDASLVLDLDGNPQPVVARTDDSEMAVTIGADGFSYTRADDDKDMPEYKQGEYKLGHQL; this is translated from the coding sequence ATGACACACCGCGACGACATGACCCTGACCTCCTCCGGCTTCTACGTCTCCCAGGAGGCGCCGATCCGCTCCGAGAACCCCATCGCGACGCCGCAGAGCTCGCCGCCGGACATCCTCCGCTGCGCGTACATGGAGCTCGTGGTCACCGACCTCGCGGCCTCGCGGCAGTTCTACGTCGACATCCTGGGCCTGTACGTGACCGCGGAGGACGACGAGGCGATCTACCTGCGGTCGACGGAGGAGTTCATCCACCACAACCTGGTGCTGCGCAAGGGCCCGATCGCCGCCGTGGCCGCCTTCTCGTACCGGGTCCGCACTCCCGAAGACCTCGACCGCGCGGTGGAGTTCTACACCGAGCTGGGCTGCGATGTGCGACGCGATGAGAACGGCTTCGTCAAGGGCATCGGAGACTCGGTGCGCGTGGTCGACCCGCTCGGCTTCCCCTACGAGTTCTTCTACGCGACCGAGCACGTCGAGCGGATGTCGTGGCGCTACGACCTGCACATCCCCGGCGAGCTGGTGCGGCTGGACCACTTCAACCAGGTCACCCCCGATGTGCCGCGCGCCGTGGGGTTCATGCAGGATCTCGGATTCCGCGTCACGGAGGACATCCAGGACGACGAGGGCACCGTCTACGCCGCCTGGATGCGCCGCAAGCCCACGGTGCACGACACGGCCATGACCGGCGGCGACGGCCCCCGCATGCACCACGTGTGCTTCGCGACCCACGAGAAGCACAACATCCTCGCGATCTGCGACAAGCTCGGCGCGCTCCGCCGCTCCGACTCGATCGAGCGCGGCCCCGGGCGTCACGGCGTCTCGAACGCCTTCTACCTCTACCTGCGCGACCCCGACGGCCACCGCGTCGAGGTGTACACGCAGGACTACTACACGGGCGACCCCGACAACCCGGTCATCACGTGGGATGTGCACGACAACCAGCGTCGCGACTGGTGGGGCAACCCCGTCGTCCCGTCCTGGTACACGGATGCCTCGCTGGTCCTCGACCTCGACGGCAACCCGCAGCCGGTCGTGGCCCGCACCGACGACTCCGAGATGGCGGTCACGATCGGCGCCGATGGTTTCTCGTACACGCGCGCGGACGACGACAAGGACATGCCCGAGTACAAGCAGGGCGAGTACAAGCTGGGCCACCAGCTCTAA
- a CDS encoding HpcH/HpaI aldolase/citrate lyase family protein, which produces MPLRLAPSFREQIADSDRPFVGMWVCSGSPLLAEVAAGSGLDWLLIDMEHSANTLESVLVQLQAVAAYPIAPLVRVPSNDTVAIKQILDLGAQNLIVPMVSSADEARAAVAATRYPPEGVRGVGSALARSARWNRVDRYLQESAQHISLTVQIETVAGVEAAADIAAVDGVDAVFVGPSDLSASMGLLGQQTHPEVTAAVEKVFAAVKAAGKAVGVNAFDPATADAYFAAGADFVAVGADVALLARASEALAARFIATDDSSRASY; this is translated from the coding sequence ATGCCGCTTCGTCTAGCCCCTTCGTTCCGCGAGCAGATCGCGGACTCCGATCGCCCCTTCGTGGGCATGTGGGTCTGCTCCGGCAGCCCGCTGCTCGCCGAGGTCGCCGCGGGGTCGGGACTGGACTGGCTGCTGATCGACATGGAGCACTCGGCGAACACGCTCGAGTCCGTGCTCGTGCAGCTCCAGGCCGTCGCCGCGTACCCGATCGCCCCGCTCGTGCGGGTGCCGTCGAACGACACCGTCGCGATCAAGCAGATCCTCGACCTCGGAGCGCAGAACCTGATCGTGCCGATGGTCTCCTCCGCAGACGAGGCCCGCGCCGCCGTCGCGGCCACCCGCTACCCGCCCGAGGGCGTGCGCGGAGTGGGCAGCGCCCTCGCCCGCAGCGCGCGCTGGAACCGTGTCGATCGCTACCTGCAGGAATCGGCGCAGCACATCTCGCTCACGGTGCAGATCGAGACGGTGGCGGGCGTCGAGGCCGCAGCCGACATCGCCGCGGTCGACGGCGTCGACGCGGTTTTCGTCGGCCCTTCCGATCTGTCCGCGTCGATGGGCCTGCTCGGCCAGCAGACCCACCCCGAGGTCACGGCCGCCGTCGAGAAGGTCTTCGCCGCGGTCAAGGCGGCAGGTAAAGCCGTCGGCGTCAACGCTTTCGACCCGGCAACCGCCGACGCCTACTTCGCCGCCGGTGCCGACTTCGTGGCCGTCGGAGCGGATGTCGCTCTGCTCGCACGGGCGTCCGAGGCTCTGGCCGCGCGCTTCATCGCCACCGACGACTCCTCCCGCGCCAGCTACTGA
- a CDS encoding fumarylacetoacetate hydrolase family protein, with product MTAPITRPGKIIAIHLSYASRADQRGRRPASPSYFFKPASSVGVSGGTVERPAGTELLAFEGEIALVIGTPARRVSLDDAWDHVGWVTASNDLGLYDLRANDKGSNVRSKGGDGYTPLGPDLIDARTVDPAALRVRAWVNGELRQEDTTAGLIFPLAQLVADLSQHFTLEPGDVILTGTPAGSSVIVPGDVVEVEVDAPEAPGAPTSGRLITTVTQGETPFDGGLGSLPAVDDLQRTEAWGSREEAGLPPLEKTHGLSPELRAQLLEAPTAGLSAQLRKRGHHSCFIDGVSVNIPGSKIVGTAKTLRFVPFREDLFASHGGGYNAQKRAFDAVEEGEIIVIEAREDATTGTLGDILALRAKVRGAAGVVTDGGVRDFDAVAEIGLPVFSQGAHPSVLGRKHVPWDVDVTISCGGATVQPGDIIVGDSDGVIVIPPALAAEVAASAVAQEIEDAWIAEQVAAGHPVDGLFPLNAEWRARYEEAISDRSAADRSAADRSAADRSAR from the coding sequence GTGACGGCCCCCATCACCCGCCCCGGCAAGATCATCGCGATCCACCTGAGCTATGCCTCGCGCGCCGACCAGCGCGGCAGGCGCCCTGCCTCCCCTTCCTACTTCTTCAAGCCGGCCAGCTCGGTCGGCGTCTCCGGTGGCACCGTCGAGCGCCCTGCCGGCACCGAGCTGCTCGCCTTCGAGGGCGAGATCGCTCTCGTGATCGGCACTCCCGCCCGCCGGGTCTCGCTCGACGACGCCTGGGACCACGTCGGCTGGGTCACCGCCTCGAACGATCTCGGCCTGTACGACCTGCGCGCGAACGACAAGGGCTCGAACGTCCGCTCCAAGGGCGGCGACGGATACACGCCGCTCGGCCCCGACCTGATCGATGCCCGCACGGTCGACCCCGCCGCCCTCCGGGTGCGCGCCTGGGTGAACGGAGAGCTCCGTCAGGAGGACACCACCGCCGGCCTCATCTTCCCGCTCGCGCAGCTCGTGGCCGACCTGTCCCAGCACTTCACGCTCGAGCCCGGCGATGTGATCCTCACCGGCACTCCCGCCGGTTCTTCGGTCATCGTCCCTGGCGACGTCGTCGAGGTCGAGGTGGATGCCCCGGAGGCCCCCGGCGCTCCGACCTCGGGCCGTCTCATCACCACCGTCACGCAGGGCGAGACGCCCTTCGACGGCGGCCTCGGATCACTCCCCGCCGTCGACGACCTGCAGCGCACAGAAGCGTGGGGCTCTCGCGAGGAGGCAGGCCTGCCTCCCCTCGAGAAGACGCACGGGCTCTCCCCCGAACTGCGCGCCCAGCTCCTCGAGGCGCCGACGGCCGGTCTGTCGGCGCAGCTCCGCAAGCGTGGACACCACTCCTGCTTCATCGACGGCGTGTCCGTGAACATCCCCGGCAGCAAGATTGTCGGCACCGCGAAGACGCTGCGCTTCGTGCCGTTCCGCGAAGACCTCTTCGCCTCCCACGGCGGCGGCTACAACGCCCAGAAGCGCGCGTTCGACGCCGTGGAAGAGGGCGAGATCATCGTGATCGAAGCCCGAGAGGATGCCACGACCGGCACCCTCGGCGACATCCTCGCCCTGCGCGCGAAGGTCCGCGGAGCGGCCGGGGTCGTCACCGACGGGGGCGTCCGCGACTTCGACGCCGTGGCCGAGATCGGTCTCCCCGTGTTCTCGCAGGGCGCGCATCCGTCCGTGCTCGGCCGCAAGCACGTGCCATGGGATGTGGACGTCACGATCTCCTGCGGCGGCGCGACCGTGCAGCCGGGCGACATCATCGTCGGCGACAGCGACGGCGTGATCGTCATCCCCCCGGCACTGGCTGCCGAGGTCGCGGCGAGCGCCGTCGCGCAGGAGATCGAAGATGCCTGGATCGCCGAGCAGGTGGCCGCCGGCCACCCCGTCGACGGGCTGTTCCCTCTGAACGCCGAGTGGCGAGCCCGCTACGAGGAGGCCATCTCCGACCGGAGCGCCGCCGACCGGAGCGCCGCTGACCGGAGCGCCGCTGACCGGAGTGCACGATGA
- a CDS encoding MFS transporter, producing the protein MSGQSQAGFTPTGTIATAADRRRVVFATVVGTTVEWYDFFIYATAVGLVFGQLFFAPLGENSALIGFATVGVSFLFRPLGAFLAGHYGDKLGRKAVLMWTLILMGAATALIGILPTYETIGLMAPILLVLLRIVQGISAGGEWGGAVLMAVEHAPRKKRGIFGASPQIGVPLGLLLASGVMALMTVIAPGDQFLAWGWRVPFLLSVVLILVGYYVRRKVEESPVFTELAARKEKARMPIAQLFRKHLLLVIIAAFVFAGNNAVGYMTTGGYIQGYATDPAGPIGLERGPVLWAVAGSAVTWLLTTLLAGWLSDRIGRRTTYIVGWALQLVGVFTLFPLVNTGEIGLLFAGLAILTIGLGFTYGPQAALYAELFPASIRFSGVSISYAIGAIAGGAFAPTIATAIVKATGSTGAVTWYLAGMTVLGLVATLLLRDRSGIPLGPDHEEEQSVSPIYGLAKA; encoded by the coding sequence ATGAGTGGGCAGTCACAGGCTGGGTTCACGCCCACCGGAACCATCGCGACAGCGGCCGATCGGCGCCGTGTCGTGTTCGCCACCGTCGTCGGCACCACGGTCGAGTGGTACGACTTCTTCATCTACGCCACGGCCGTCGGGCTCGTGTTCGGTCAGCTCTTCTTCGCCCCGCTCGGCGAGAACAGCGCCCTGATCGGCTTCGCCACGGTCGGCGTCAGCTTCCTGTTCCGTCCCCTCGGCGCCTTCCTCGCCGGCCACTACGGCGACAAGCTCGGGCGCAAGGCCGTGCTGATGTGGACGCTGATCCTGATGGGTGCGGCCACCGCCCTCATCGGCATCCTGCCCACGTACGAGACCATCGGACTGATGGCGCCGATCCTGCTGGTGCTGCTGCGCATCGTGCAGGGCATCTCGGCGGGCGGTGAGTGGGGCGGTGCCGTGCTGATGGCCGTCGAGCATGCGCCCCGCAAGAAGCGCGGCATCTTCGGCGCGTCCCCGCAGATCGGCGTGCCTCTCGGCCTCCTGCTCGCCTCCGGTGTGATGGCGCTCATGACGGTGATCGCCCCCGGCGACCAGTTCCTCGCGTGGGGCTGGCGTGTGCCGTTCCTGCTCAGCGTGGTGCTGATCCTCGTCGGGTACTACGTGCGCCGCAAGGTCGAGGAGAGCCCGGTCTTCACCGAGCTCGCCGCGCGCAAGGAGAAGGCGCGGATGCCGATCGCGCAGCTGTTCCGCAAGCACCTGCTGCTCGTGATCATCGCCGCGTTCGTGTTCGCCGGCAACAACGCCGTGGGCTACATGACCACGGGCGGATACATCCAGGGGTACGCCACGGACCCTGCCGGCCCCATCGGCCTCGAGCGCGGCCCCGTGCTCTGGGCGGTCGCCGGATCCGCGGTCACCTGGCTGCTCACCACGCTCCTCGCGGGGTGGCTGTCCGACCGCATCGGCCGCCGCACGACGTACATCGTCGGCTGGGCGCTGCAGCTGGTCGGTGTGTTCACGCTGTTCCCGCTGGTCAACACCGGCGAGATCGGCCTGCTGTTCGCCGGGTTGGCGATCCTCACGATCGGCCTCGGATTCACCTACGGTCCGCAGGCGGCGCTGTACGCCGAGCTGTTCCCCGCGAGCATCCGGTTCTCCGGTGTCTCGATCTCGTACGCGATCGGCGCCATCGCCGGCGGTGCGTTCGCCCCGACGATCGCGACGGCCATCGTGAAGGCGACCGGCTCGACGGGGGCCGTCACCTGGTATCTGGCCGGAATGACCGTACTGGGTCTCGTCGCGACCCTGCTGCTCCGCGACCGCTCGGGCATCCCGCTCGGACCGGATCATGAGGAAGAGCAGTCCGTCAGCCCGATCTACGGACTCGCCAAGGCCTGA
- a CDS encoding GntR family transcriptional regulator: MTTTAASKSEVAYEWLRSRITGHMFSPGYRLVLGSIADDLQMSVVPVREAIRRLEAEGLVTFERNVGARVTLVDESEYAHTMQTLGLVEGCATALSAPLLDDAALDEATRINERMAQMLDQLDAHAFTELNRQFHSVLFEPCPNPHLLDLVHRGWSRLSGIRDTTFASIPGRAQHSVEEHTEILDLIRAGADPLEIELAARNHRWRTMDAFLDALHARSTQTTSDQTTSAQTTGEFS; the protein is encoded by the coding sequence ATGACCACGACGGCGGCCAGCAAGTCCGAGGTGGCTTACGAGTGGCTCCGCTCCCGCATCACGGGTCATATGTTCAGCCCTGGATATCGTCTGGTGCTGGGATCCATCGCGGACGACCTCCAGATGAGCGTCGTCCCGGTGCGCGAAGCCATCCGCCGCCTCGAAGCCGAAGGACTCGTGACGTTCGAGCGCAACGTCGGCGCACGCGTGACCCTCGTCGACGAGAGCGAATACGCCCACACCATGCAGACGCTCGGCCTCGTCGAAGGCTGCGCCACCGCGCTCTCCGCTCCCCTTCTCGACGACGCCGCCCTCGATGAGGCCACCCGCATCAACGAGCGGATGGCGCAGATGCTCGACCAACTCGACGCCCACGCCTTCACCGAGCTCAACCGCCAGTTCCATTCGGTGCTGTTCGAGCCGTGCCCCAACCCGCATCTGCTCGATCTCGTGCACCGCGGCTGGTCGCGGCTCTCCGGCATCCGCGACACGACGTTCGCATCGATCCCCGGACGCGCCCAGCACTCGGTCGAGGAGCACACCGAGATCCTCGATCTCATCCGCGCGGGTGCCGACCCTCTCGAGATCGAACTCGCCGCCCGCAACCACCGCTGGCGCACCATGGACGCGTTCCTCGACGCGCTGCACGCCCGTTCCACCCAGACGACTTCCGACCAGACGACTTCTGCCCAGACGACCGGAGAATTCTCATGA
- a CDS encoding fumarylacetoacetate hydrolase family protein, giving the protein MLSAETITQIAAELAEADRTHSVIPRITARYPEATVEDSYAIQGVWRDSQIAAGRRLVGRKIGLTSKAMQQATGITEPDYGVMFDDTVYDSGAEIPVDHFSNVRIEVELAFVLKTPLEGPDCTLDDALAAIDYAVPALEVLNSHIELEGRTIVDTISDNAAYGAMVLGTVRKLPDEIDLRWVPGVLSRNGEIEETGVAAGVLGHPATGVAWLANKFHQHGARLEAGEIILAGSFTRPMWVSRGDEVLCDYGPMGTIACRFV; this is encoded by the coding sequence ATGCTGTCAGCAGAGACGATCACGCAGATCGCGGCGGAACTCGCGGAGGCCGACCGCACGCACTCCGTGATCCCGCGCATCACAGCTCGGTACCCGGAGGCCACGGTCGAGGACTCCTACGCGATCCAGGGGGTCTGGCGCGACTCGCAGATCGCCGCGGGTCGCCGACTCGTCGGTCGCAAGATCGGATTGACCTCGAAGGCGATGCAGCAGGCCACGGGCATCACCGAGCCGGACTACGGGGTGATGTTCGACGACACGGTCTACGACTCGGGAGCCGAGATCCCGGTCGACCACTTCTCGAACGTGCGCATCGAGGTCGAGCTGGCCTTCGTGCTGAAGACCCCGCTCGAGGGCCCCGACTGCACCCTCGACGATGCTCTCGCGGCGATCGACTACGCCGTCCCCGCGCTCGAGGTGCTGAACTCGCACATCGAGCTCGAGGGCCGCACGATCGTCGACACGATCAGCGACAACGCGGCGTACGGCGCGATGGTGCTCGGCACCGTGCGCAAGCTCCCCGATGAGATCGACCTGCGCTGGGTTCCCGGTGTCCTCTCCCGCAACGGCGAGATCGAGGAGACCGGTGTCGCCGCCGGGGTGCTCGGTCACCCGGCCACCGGGGTCGCGTGGCTCGCGAACAAGTTCCATCAGCACGGCGCGCGTCTCGAGGCTGGAGAGATCATCCTGGCAGGATCGTTCACACGCCCGATGTGGGTGTCGCGTGGCGACGAGGTGCTGTGCGATTACGGACCGATGGGAACAATCGCATGCCGCTTCGTCTAG
- the hpaE gene encoding 5-carboxymethyl-2-hydroxymuconate semialdehyde dehydrogenase: MTDSRIPADLPDHIQHYIDGAFVDSVDGDTFDVLDPVTNQAYTTAAAGKKADIELAVAAAKRAFDEGPWPRMLPRERSRVLHKIADIVESRDARLAALESYDSGLPITQALGQARRAAENFRFFADLIVAQSDDAFKVPGRQMNYVNRKPIGVAGLITPWNTPFMLESWKLGPALATGNTVVLKPAEFTPLSASLWAGIFEEAGLPKGVFNLVNGLGEDAGDALVKHPDVPLISFTGESSTGQLIFGNAAPFLKGLSMELGGKSPAVVFADADLEAAVDATIFGVFSLNGERCTAGSRILVERSIYEEFVERYAAQAKRVKVGYPHDPATEVGALVHPEHYEKVMSYVEIGKTEGRLVAGGGRPEGFEEGNFVAPTVFADVSPDARIFQEEIFGPVVAITPFDSDEEALSLANNTKYGLAAYIWTNDLKRAHNFAQSVEAGMVWLNSNNVRDLRTPFGGVKASGLGHEGGYRSIDFYTDQQSVHITLGPAHNPTFGKN; this comes from the coding sequence ATGACCGATTCGCGCATCCCCGCCGACCTCCCCGACCACATCCAGCACTACATCGACGGCGCATTCGTCGACTCCGTCGATGGAGACACGTTCGACGTGCTCGACCCGGTCACCAACCAGGCGTACACGACGGCCGCAGCGGGCAAGAAGGCCGACATCGAGCTCGCCGTCGCCGCCGCGAAGCGCGCGTTCGATGAGGGCCCCTGGCCGCGCATGCTCCCCCGCGAGCGGTCGCGGGTGCTGCACAAGATCGCCGACATCGTCGAGTCGCGCGATGCGCGTCTGGCCGCGCTCGAGTCGTACGACTCCGGCCTCCCGATCACGCAGGCACTGGGTCAGGCCCGTCGCGCCGCCGAGAACTTCCGCTTCTTCGCCGACCTGATCGTCGCGCAGTCCGACGACGCCTTCAAGGTGCCAGGGCGCCAGATGAACTACGTCAACCGCAAGCCGATCGGCGTCGCCGGGCTCATCACGCCGTGGAACACGCCCTTCATGCTCGAGTCGTGGAAGCTCGGTCCCGCGCTCGCGACCGGCAACACGGTCGTGCTGAAGCCTGCCGAGTTCACGCCGCTCTCCGCGTCCCTCTGGGCAGGCATCTTCGAGGAGGCGGGGCTGCCGAAGGGCGTCTTCAACCTCGTGAACGGCCTCGGCGAGGACGCGGGCGACGCGCTCGTGAAGCACCCCGACGTGCCGCTCATCTCCTTCACGGGTGAGAGCTCGACCGGACAGCTCATCTTCGGCAACGCCGCGCCGTTCCTCAAGGGGCTGTCGATGGAGCTCGGTGGCAAGTCGCCCGCCGTGGTCTTCGCCGACGCCGACCTCGAGGCCGCCGTGGACGCCACGATCTTCGGCGTCTTCTCCCTCAACGGCGAGCGCTGCACGGCCGGATCCCGCATCCTCGTCGAGCGCTCGATCTACGAGGAGTTCGTCGAGCGCTACGCCGCTCAGGCGAAGCGCGTCAAGGTTGGTTACCCGCACGACCCCGCCACGGAGGTCGGTGCTCTCGTTCACCCCGAGCACTACGAGAAGGTCATGAGCTACGTCGAGATCGGCAAGACCGAGGGGCGCCTGGTCGCCGGCGGCGGTCGTCCCGAGGGTTTCGAGGAGGGCAACTTCGTCGCGCCGACCGTGTTCGCCGACGTCTCCCCCGACGCCCGGATCTTCCAGGAGGAGATCTTCGGACCCGTCGTCGCGATCACGCCGTTCGACTCCGACGAGGAGGCGCTGTCGCTCGCGAACAACACCAAGTACGGACTCGCCGCCTACATCTGGACCAACGACCTCAAGCGGGCGCACAACTTCGCGCAGTCGGTCGAGGCCGGCATGGTGTGGCTGAACAGCAACAACGTGCGCGACCTCCGCACCCCGTTCGGCGGCGTGAAGGCCTCGGGTCTCGGTCATGAGGGCGGCTACCGCTCGATCGACTTCTACACCGACCAGCAGAGCGTGCACATCACGCTCGGGCCCGCCCACAACCCGACCTTCGGCAAGAACTGA
- a CDS encoding IclR family transcriptional regulator translates to MPDSTIPSPASQTLSRGIRILEVLADARGPLTIDEIASRLGVHRSIAYRLLRTLEDHGLVTRDASGAVNLGARMAALAAGVAHDLQAEALPELTAIANELGMTCFLAVLDGTECITLASVEPRHAVASVAQRPGARHPVSVGAPGKAILAQVPVAEWPDEVPASLPADVDAARARGYATSHDEVIPTVQSVAVPLTLRGQRPAAIAVVHVATDLDDAEIAARLRQAASDIRDALDG, encoded by the coding sequence ATGCCCGACAGCACGATCCCCTCGCCCGCCTCCCAGACTCTCAGTCGCGGCATCCGCATCCTCGAGGTACTCGCCGATGCCCGCGGCCCCCTGACGATCGACGAGATCGCGTCCCGTCTCGGTGTGCACCGCTCCATCGCGTATCGCCTGCTGCGCACGCTCGAAGACCACGGGCTGGTCACGCGCGACGCCTCCGGAGCCGTGAATCTCGGGGCGCGCATGGCAGCACTCGCGGCCGGGGTCGCGCACGACCTGCAGGCCGAGGCGCTTCCCGAGCTCACGGCGATCGCCAACGAACTCGGCATGACATGCTTCCTCGCCGTCCTCGACGGCACCGAGTGCATCACGCTGGCCAGCGTCGAGCCTCGGCACGCGGTCGCGAGTGTCGCCCAACGCCCCGGCGCCCGACACCCGGTGTCGGTCGGCGCCCCAGGGAAAGCGATCCTCGCGCAGGTGCCGGTCGCGGAATGGCCGGATGAGGTTCCCGCATCGCTTCCTGCCGACGTCGATGCGGCGCGTGCCCGCGGCTATGCGACGAGCCACGACGAGGTCATCCCCACCGTCCAGTCCGTCGCGGTCCCGCTCACCCTGCGCGGACAGCGCCCGGCCGCGATCGCCGTCGTGCACGTGGCAACAGACCTCGACGATGCCGAGATCGCCGCGCGACTCCGACAGGCGGCGTCCGACATCCGCGACGCTCTCGACGGCTGA
- a CDS encoding FAD-dependent monooxygenase, whose translation MQFHHHGYVSADPRVQGAAGIGVARPADLPDEIDVLIVGSGPAGMLLAAQMAQYPDISTRIIEKRDGRLPLGQADGIQPRSVETFQAFGFAERIIAEAYNIGWMNFWGPNPDKRDEIVRTSRTSDYAYDICEFPHLIVNQARVLDYFAEAAANGPGRIVPDYGVEFTGLTVHHDGEYPVEVGIRYVAGERSGEERTIRAKFVVGCDGARSGVRQAIGRTHVGASAAHAWGVMDVLVNTDFPDWRTKCAINSEAGNILHIPREGGYLSRMYIDLGEVADDDDHRVRQTPIEEIIRRANEILHPYTLDVREVAWHSVYEVGHRVTDGFDDVIDGSGRTPRVFLTGDACHTHSAKAGQGMNVSMQDGFNLGWKLGSVLSGRAPEALLATYGAERRPVAQQLIDFDREWSSLMARKPEEISDPNELATYYLATAEFPSGFMTQYTSSMITGTDRHQDLAVGFPLGKRFKSAEVVRVGDGNVVHLGHHAKADGRWRVYAFGDRTGEGLATWAEAAEPLFARFTPEDADVDAVFDVKAVYRQPFEEVEVTSAPALFQPKTGPLGLTDWEKVYAAGPSKWTETDIFAARELSRDGVVVVVRPDQYVAAILPLHDTTELADFLEGALLPAR comes from the coding sequence ATGCAGTTCCACCACCACGGCTACGTCTCCGCTGACCCGCGCGTGCAGGGCGCCGCCGGCATCGGGGTCGCGCGGCCCGCCGACCTCCCCGACGAGATCGATGTGCTCATCGTCGGCTCGGGGCCTGCGGGGATGCTGCTCGCCGCCCAGATGGCGCAGTATCCCGACATCTCCACCCGCATCATCGAGAAGCGCGACGGGCGCCTTCCGCTCGGCCAGGCCGACGGCATCCAGCCACGCAGCGTCGAGACGTTCCAGGCGTTCGGTTTCGCCGAGCGGATCATCGCCGAGGCGTACAACATCGGCTGGATGAACTTCTGGGGCCCGAACCCGGACAAGCGCGACGAGATCGTCCGCACCTCGCGCACCTCCGACTACGCGTACGACATCTGCGAGTTCCCGCACCTCATCGTCAACCAGGCCCGCGTGCTGGACTACTTCGCCGAAGCCGCGGCGAACGGGCCCGGCCGGATCGTGCCCGACTACGGGGTCGAGTTCACCGGCCTCACGGTGCACCACGATGGGGAGTACCCCGTCGAGGTCGGCATCCGCTACGTCGCGGGGGAGCGCTCGGGCGAGGAGCGGACCATCCGTGCCAAGTTCGTCGTCGGCTGCGACGGCGCCCGCAGCGGTGTGCGTCAGGCGATCGGCCGCACGCACGTGGGCGCCTCGGCCGCGCACGCCTGGGGTGTCATGGACGTGCTCGTCAACACCGACTTCCCGGACTGGCGCACCAAGTGCGCGATCAACTCCGAGGCGGGCAACATCCTGCACATCCCGCGGGAGGGCGGATACCTCTCGCGCATGTACATCGACCTGGGCGAGGTCGCGGACGACGATGACCATCGCGTACGGCAGACGCCGATCGAGGAGATCATCCGCCGCGCGAACGAGATCCTGCACCCGTACACACTCGATGTCCGCGAGGTCGCCTGGCACAGCGTGTACGAAGTCGGTCACCGGGTCACCGACGGCTTCGACGACGTGATCGACGGTTCGGGACGCACGCCCCGGGTGTTCCTCACCGGCGACGCGTGCCACACGCACAGCGCCAAGGCGGGCCAGGGCATGAACGTGTCGATGCAGGACGGCTTCAACCTCGGGTGGAAGCTCGGCTCTGTGCTCTCGGGCCGTGCCCCGGAAGCCCTGCTGGCCACGTACGGTGCCGAGCGGCGGCCCGTGGCGCAGCAGCTGATCGACTTCGACCGCGAGTGGTCGAGCCTGATGGCGCGGAAGCCCGAGGAGATCTCCGACCCCAACGAGCTGGCGACCTACTACCTCGCCACGGCAGAGTTCCCGTCGGGGTTCATGACGCAGTACACCTCGTCGATGATCACCGGAACCGACCGGCACCAGGATCTGGCCGTGGGTTTCCCGCTCGGGAAGCGCTTCAAGTCCGCCGAGGTCGTGCGCGTGGGCGACGGCAACGTCGTGCACCTCGGGCACCACGCGAAGGCCGACGGCCGCTGGCGCGTGTACGCGTTCGGCGACCGCACCGGTGAAGGGCTCGCCACATGGGCGGAGGCGGCCGAGCCGCTGTTCGCGCGCTTCACGCCGGAGGACGCCGACGTCGATGCCGTCTTCGATGTCAAGGCGGTCTATCGGCAGCCGTTCGAAGAGGTCGAGGTCACCTCGGCTCCCGCGCTGTTCCAGCCGAAGACCGGGCCGCTCGGACTGACCGACTGGGAGAAGGTGTATGCGGCGGGCCCCAGCAAGTGGACCGAGACCGACATCTTCGCCGCGCGCGAGCTGTCGCGCGACGGCGTGGTGGTCGTGGTGCGGCCAGACCAGTACGTGGCAGCGATCCTGCCGCTGCATGACACGACCGAGCTGGCCGACTTCCTCGAGGGGGCGCTGCTTCCGGCGCGTTGA